A DNA window from Pogona vitticeps strain Pit_001003342236 chromosome 2, PviZW2.1, whole genome shotgun sequence contains the following coding sequences:
- the SLC26A2 gene encoding sulfate transporter has product MTEEDKQDHSAFALVEVNDSKWNHHPRILLEPVEKSTNFTAWVAKKVKKQCSCTPAKAKELIFSFLPVLKWLPKYNLKENLLGDVMSGLIVGILLVPQSIAYSLLAGQEPIYGLYTSFFASIIYFLFGTSRHISVGIFGVLCLMVGEVVDREVHRAGYDSEFISHHMNKYVYASNNSTVGPLTVNQTSHMLCDKSCYAITVGATVTFIAGIYQVAMGFFQVGFVSVYLSDSLLSGFVTGASFTILTSQVKYLLGLDIPRSHGIGSSINTWVNIFKNIHKTNFCDLITSCLCLLVLIPTKELNEKFKSRLKAPLPVELLVVVVATVASHFGKLKEKYGSSVSGHIPTGFLPPQPPDWNLMPSVAVDAIAIAIIGFAITVSLSEMFAKKHGYTVKPNQEMYAIGFCNIIPSFFHCITTSAALAKTLVKESTGCRTQVSGLMTGLVILLVLLVIAPLFFSLQKCVLGVITIVNLRGALRKFRDLPKMWRLSKVDTVIWIVTMLSSALISTELGLLIGVCFSMLCVILRTQRPEGQLLGWVPESEIYEPLPAYKDLKTKPGIKIFRFEAPIYYANKESFKSMLYKRTGINPLWELAAKKKLEKRRLSEKTANANGNQAETSVELVTQPLEFHTIVIDCCAVPFLDTAGINTLKEVHKDYGEIGIQVLLAQCNPSVRDSLQRGEYVKKEEEAFFFHSVHQAVEYALCAYSKNGCSGV; this is encoded by the exons ATGACAGAGGAGGACAAGCAAGATCATTCCGCATTTGCACTGGTGGAGGTAAATGATAGCAAATGGAATCATCATCCGAGAATCTTATTGGAACCTGTAGAAAAGAGCACAAACTTCACGGCCTGGGTGGCGAAGAAAGTGAAAAAACAATGCAGTTGCACCCCAGCTAAAGCCAAAGAGCTGATCTTCAGTTTTCTCCCAGTGCTGAAGTGGCTTCCGAAATACAACTTGAAAGAGAACCTTCTGGGGGATGTGATGTCTGGACTGATTGTGGGAATCTTGCTGGTGCCACAGTCCATTGCCTACTCCTTGTTGGCTGGTCAAGAACCCATCTACGGTCTGTATACATCGTTTTTTGCAAGCatcatttattttctgtttggAACGTCACGTCACATCTCTGTTGGCATTTTCGGTGTACTTTGTCTGATGGTGGGCGAAGTAGTGGACCGTGAAGTACACAGAGCTGGCTATGATTCAGAATTTATCAGTCATCATATGAACAAGTATGTTTATGCAAGTAACAACAGCACAGTGGGGCCTTTGACTGTGAACCAGACATCACACATGTTATGTGACAAAAGTTGCTATGCAATCACCGTTGGAGCCACTGTGACTTTCATCGCTGGGATTTACCAG gttGCCATGGGTTTCTTCCAGGTGGGCTTTGTCTCTGTGTATCTCTCTGATTCCTTGCTCAGTGGATTTGTCACAGGTGCTTCCTTCACCATCCTTACCTCACAGGTTAAATACCTATTGGGTCTAGATATTCCTCGGAGCCATGGTATTGGTTCTTCTATAAACACATgggtaaacatatttaaaaacatcCACAAGACCAACTTCTGTGACCTTATCACAAGCTGCTTGTGCCTTCTGGTTCTTATCCCAACGAAAGAGCTGAATGAGAAGTTCAAATCAAGACTTAAGGCTCCCTTGCCTGTTGagctcttggtggtggtggtagctaCGGTGGCATCTCATTTTGGGAAGTTGAAAGAGAAGTATGGCTCCAGTGTTTCTGGACACATCCCGACAGGTTTTCTTCCACCACAACCACCAGATTGGAATCTAATGCCAAGCGTGGCTGTAGATGCGATAGCCATAGCCATTATCGGCTTCGCCataactgtctctctctctgagatGTTTGCCAAGAAGCATGGCTACACAGTGAAACCTAACCAGGAAATGTATGCCATTGGTTTTTGCAACATCATCCCATCTTTTTTTCATTGTATCACAACCAGTGCAGCCCTTGCCAAGACACTTGTGAAAGAATCAACAGGTTGTAGGACTCAGGTATCTGGTTTGATGACGGGCTTGGTCATCTTGTTAGTCCTTCTTGTGATTGCCCCCCTGTTCTTTTCACTCCAGAAATGTGTGCTAGGAGTCATAACCATTGTCAATCTCAGAGGAGCTTTAAGAAAATTTAGGGACCTCCCTAAAATGTGGCGATTAAGCAAGGTGGACACTGTGATCTGGATAGTCACCATGTTATCTTCAGCTCTGATAAGTACTGAACTTGGTCTTCTCATTGGGGTCTGCTTTTCAATGCTGTGTGTCATTTTGCGGACACAGAGACCAGAAGGGCAGCTCCTGGGCTGGGTGCCGGAATCTGAAATCTATGAACCACTTCCGGCTTACAAGGACCTTAAGACTAAACCAGGCATCAAGATTTTTCGATTTGAAGCACCCATCTACTATGCTAATAAAGAGAGCTTTAAGTCCATGCTGTACAAGCGGACTGGCATCAACCCTTTATGGGAACTAGCAGCAAAGAAAAAGCTAGAAAAAAGAAGGCTTAGTGAGAAAACAGCCAATGCCAATGGAAACCAAGCAGAGACCTCGGTGGAGCTTGTCACTCAGCCTTTGGAGTTCCATACCATAGTGATTGATTGCTGTGCAGTGCCGTTCTTAGATACAGCTGGAATCAACACACTTAAAGAGGTTCACAAAGATTATGGGGAAATTGGCATCCAGGTACTGCTGGCTCAGTGCAATCCCTCTGTGAGGGATTCCCTTCAACGAGGAGAGTAtgtgaaaaaggaggaggaagcatttTTCTTCCACAGTGTGCACCAAGCTGTGGAATATGCATTATGTGCTTATAGCAAGAATGGGTGTTCTGGTGTGTAA